DNA from Fusarium falciforme chromosome 7, complete sequence:
CGCTTCTATTCGAGAGGGCCCGCATGGGCAGAGTACACCAGCGGAGACGCCGCATCAGTCAAGGACCCAGAGTTCTTGGCTATCAAAAAGGCCATCATCGCAGAATACGGCGCCGAAACCCTCCGCAAGAGCTGGATCAAGGTGTgcaagcagctcgaggccatcaccgATGAGATTGCAGACAAGGGAAATACAATCATTCCTACGTTTGAGACCTCCCAAGTCCTCGATGATGGCTTCACGGCTGTTCATGAGCAGGAAATCAAGCGAATTGGCGCTTTTGTCTGCCGGGGCACCGTTCCAGCAACTGAGACGACATCCCTTTACAGCGACTTGAAGCAATACGTTGCAGACAACAAAGACTCCATCCAGGCTTGGCCGGCAGAAAGCCCATCGATGCTTATCCTATACAACTCTCCTACTCAGAATGCCCTACGTTCGCACCCGAACCACCTCAAGCTCCAGCGCAAGCTAAACGAACTATGGCACGACTCGACCAACGAGACATCCCCAGACCCTCTTGTGTACCTTGACGGCGTTCGTGACCGCGCTCCGGGACAACCATTTCTTGGCTTGGGCCCTCATATAGATGCCGGGAGTCTCTGCCGCTGGGCGGACCCGACCTATCGCAAAGTCTATGACAGCATCTTCTCCGGTAAACCAGACAACCACGACCCATATGACCTTGGCGTACGTAAAAACGCAGACCAAGAGCTCTACAAGGGCATGGCACACTCGACCGTCATACGCACGTTTCAGGGATGGACGGCTCTTACGCCCACAGCCCCGAGAGAGGGTACTATCATGGTGTACCCTAACATCAAGACTACCATTGCGTACGTGCTACTACGACCGTTCTTCACTCCGCCCCAAGATCTGGCGTACATCATGGACGCCGAGAAGTGGACGCCGAACGATTCGACTGGCTGGTTTCCTGGAACAACAAAGCCTGACAGTCAGCGACTTAGCCGGGCGTCGCATCCTCATCTTAGACTGGAGGAATGTATGGTGTACATGCCCCAAATAAACCCAGGCGATACCGTATGGTGGCATTGCGATGTATGTCTTTCTAATCCCCCCTTTCTACTTGCGTCGCTGATCCTTTACAAGATGTGTCATGCCGTAGATACCGAGCACCTAGGTCAAAACAACGCACCGGTCGCATTCATTGCCGCATGCCCTACGACCCCTGTGAACGAATTATACGTCAAGAGGCAACTGGCCGCTATTTTGGGAGGACGCCCGGCTCCAGACTATGCGGAGGGTAATGATGATCTAGATGAAACTGCAATGAAAGGATACGTTGGCCTGGGAGGACTCGGAGATGAGGCACGTCGAGCATTTGGCTTTCGCCTTCTGGGCACAGCGTAACGCTTAACTGGATTCTGTATATCCAATTTCATATTTCGTACCTCTACCTAGTCTAGACTACCGTCCGTGTGACTGCCTTGAACCATATTCTCTCGTAATATCCTGGCGGCATGGTAGGCCACCGCGCTGTGCTCCTTAATCTTTTCTAGTAATTCAACAGCGCCTTGTATCGTCTCGGTAtactcctcgtcctcgataCAAGAGCCGCTTCGGCATTCGGAGAGTAACGCTAGAGCAGATGCGAAGACGTGGTATGAAAGTGCCCTACTTAATCTTGAGCATTTGTTAGTCGATAGGATTGTAAACGTACCATTGCTTCCGCATTGATATAGGCTGATCCCAGTTACGGTTTATCCAAACGATGCTCATGGCTGATCTAACGCTGATTGTTCTCGCCCAGTCATACTGGCCTGGATATGAAAGCCACTGTTTCTGAAGCGTACAGTTAATTTGGAGGCGAAGATGCAACAACACGAGGGTGAGGTCGAAACGTTGCCACTTGATCCAAGGTTGCGCCAGTTCAAGCCGCCTTATCTCATCGTTTCCATCGGCGTCAGGCCGCAAATGTGCCGGCAGGGTATCTATGATCCCTGCTAGCTCTTCATCTGCCTTCCTAACAACTTGGGCCATCTCAGCCAAAGGCGCTGGATCAGACCGAATAGCCTGACGGAAGTAGCAGAAAATTGTGGATGTCCTCGCCATAAAGATGTGGTAGTGAACCGGGTGGGTGACGTTCTCCTCTTCGTCTGTGGATGTGGCTGACGGTAGTGGAACGTCAAAATCGGCATCATGAACCCTTGGTGGTCGATAAGACAGGGTTAACCTAATCATCTATCAGGAATTGGATAGAATGGAGGATATCTCAACGGTTGTAGGCTTACCAATCACATATAACAAGCGTCCACCACAGTCGATGTTGTCCTTCTGCGCTCAAGCATGATGAAGCCATCTCAGAATAGCCCTGGTCTAGGCCAATCCTTTGAGCAATGCGTATTGTAGAACTCCAAATATGTTCCCCTAGCTCCGAATCTCCTCTGTTGTTGAAGGAAATGCCCAGGATTGCTATAGCTTGGACAGAGCGTATGCTGGGTATCCGCATGAAGTCGGCCTTGTGCAGGCAAAATATGGCAGCGTGATACCAGTTCGCTGAGGCTTCTTGGTGATCGATGCCTACCGGCGGTGGAAGATGAGTTAGTAGACGTACGGATCTGGAGCTAGAGGTGCTCACCGTCTGGGAGTGGGAGGTTTTCCGCTTCAGCGTCATCCATCATCAGAAGCGCTGTCTGATAATCATTAGCTTCTCAACCTTGTAGCGTAAATCATATAGATAGACATAGGAGGTCTTACACTCAGAACGCTGAAATAGACTGCCATCCATGAAGCATCAGCTTTGTCGAGCGATAAATTCTCTTCCATGCTTCCCATAAACACGGTACACTCATTACTAAAGTTTGGATACTCGAGTGCATAGTGCATCCACGAGTTCCAGATCCTGTCGTAGGCAATCAGCCGGTCGCTACAAGCAGGGCTTGGGAGGATAATGTCGTTCCAGTGCAAAATGGTTGAACTGGCGCGTGTCTCCGGAGTCGTGGAAATACTCCGCCATACTTGTTCTTCGAGACCGTTACTGTATTGGTATTCTTTGATGCTTCCGAGGGTTACTGGCCTTGCGTTTCTCTGAAGAAGCTCTCCTCTCTCAGCTCTTAAGACACTAATCTCTCGACGTAATCGTTGATTCTCACGTCCTAGTTCCTCGTAGGTGGGCACATGAGGACCATCTTGCCACCTAGACGCAGGGAAATCAAAGGATTAGCCAAGCTCAACCACGTAATTGGCTTTGGCTACGTACATTGTCACCTCGCCGCGTATGATAACCATCTCCCTCATACAAGCGTCGGCTTGTCCCCGCTTGATACAGCGCGAGCATGGCACCGACTTGTCACACTTCACCTTGCGAGAGGCACACGACAAGCAGCTGCGGGGTGCACGCTGCGTCGTGCGGAGGGATATTCCGGTGCTGCTCATGACTGAGTTCTCTAAGATTAAGCAGTTAGTGGGCAAGGATACGTGAAGATAAACGACATCTAAAATCTGGGGTTCAATCCGGCCGAACTCACCCGAGGACGGTCGGTGATCTAATTGGGTGGGCAGATAAGACCGACTGCTCTTATCGATAGCCGCCGGCATCCGACGGAGGAAGCGTGGGCAGATACCGatctcaaggccatcaatATAAGAGTGGAATATCCAGCTTTACTTCAAGTTAAAGCGCATTAACCTCCGCCTACGCCCTTCACAATGTCCTCAGCTCTCGTCTTCCAGGGGACAATCATTCACTCCCTCGATACCGAAAATCTAGAAATTTTGGAGAATGCGACACTCATAGTCCACGACGGTCGCATCACCGGCTTGTACAAGTGCACTGATGAGATACCACAAGATGCCATCCCTCCAGCAGCCAAGCTCCATAAGCTTCCATTTGGAGACTTTTTGATTCAGGGCTTCGTTGACATACACAACCATGCTCCTCAATGGCCGATGCGCGGTCTCGGCCAAGGTCTTCACATCCTGGATTGGCTCAACGACGTCACTTTTCCCTTTGAGGCACGCTTTGCCGATCATGACTACGCATCTAGCATGTATGAGCATACTGTTGAAGACTTTTTACGTCACGGAATCACTACGGCATCATACTATGGGTCGCGACATGCAGAAGCAACACGAATCCTGGCGAATATATGCCATAAAAAGGGCCAGCGCGCCTTGGTGGGGGAATGCAACATGGACAGGAATGCACCAGACTACATCTGTGAAGAGGATGCATCTGCATCCCTTCGTGAGACCGAAGAGTGCATCGGCCATATCCGAGCCTTGAATGGGAATGAGGATGCTCTAGTAACACCTGTTGTGACGCCCAGATTTGCCATCTGCTGCACACCTGAGCTACTCCAGGGTCTGGGCGATATGATTCGGGGCGACGATACCTTGGCAATGCAGACACATTTCAACGAAGCTCAACAGGAGATAGACGCAACCAAGGCGCTTTTCCCAGAGTTTGGCGGGAGCGAGGCGGACCTATACG
Protein-coding regions in this window:
- a CDS encoding Zn(2)-C6 fungal-type domain-containing protein, producing MSSTGISLRTTQRAPRSCLSCASRKVKCDKSVPCSRCIKRGQADACMREMVIIRGEVTMWQDGPHVPTYEELGRENQRLRREISVLRAERGELLQRNARPVTLGSIKEYQYSNGLEEQVWRSISTTPETRASSTILHWNDIILPSPACSDRLIAYDRIWNSWMHYALEYPNFSNECTVFMGSMEENLSLDKADASWMAVYFSVLSTALLMMDDAEAENLPLPDGIDHQEASANWYHAAIFCLHKADFMRIPSIRSVQAIAILGISFNNRGDSELGEHIWSSTIRIAQRIGLDQGYSEMASSCLSAEGQHRLWWTLVICDWLTLSYRPPRVHDADFDVPLPSATSTDEEENVTHPVHYHIFMARTSTIFCYFRQAIRSDPAPLAEMAQVVRKADEELAGIIDTLPAHLRPDADGNDEIRRLELAQPWIKWQRFDLTLVLLHLRLQINCTLQKQWLSYPGQYDWARTISVRSAMSIVWINRNWDQPISMRKQWALSYHVFASALALLSECRSGSCIEDEEYTETIQGAVELLEKIKEHSAVAYHAARILRENMVQGSHTDGSLD
- a CDS encoding Guanine deaminase; this encodes MSSALVFQGTIIHSLDTENLEILENATLIVHDGRITGLYKCTDEIPQDAIPPAAKLHKLPFGDFLIQGFVDIHNHAPQWPMRGLGQGLHILDWLNDVTFPFEARFADHDYASSMYEHTVEDFLRHGITTASYYGSRHAEATRILANICHKKGQRALVGECNMDRNAPDYICEEDASASLRETEECIGHIRALNGNEDALVTPVVTPRFAICCTPELLQGLGDMIRGDDTLAMQTHFNEAQQEIDATKALFPEFGGSEADLYESYGLLNHRAILAHCTIMNDYEKERIKALQCGVAHCPIANMTVGGGFMVAPIRDFLRRGIKIGLGTDSGGGWASQMLAVIRQAMIASNAQEVLSKGGDKALSLDEAFYLATMGGARVLCLEERIGSLEVGKELDAVWVTTTMGLQSAMAPRDTQDSPRRMFEKFIMTGDDRNMAHVYVRGRRVAGSK